TTGATTGGTGTCTTCTTTTGGAGTTAACAATTCATAGCCAGTTATTGGATATTGTCCCAAATTCAACCCAGAGGAAAAAGATGTTAGTAAATCATCAATCTTCTTTTCACGCTCAACTAATGATTTATCTTCAAAATAGCTAGTAACAATCCTAATTTTTAGCCAACCTAGTGAAGTTCTTCTGATTTTGACCTTTGCTTTTGTATCTTCTAATGTCAATCTATCACTAAGAAACTTTTGAATATCTTGAGCTAGCGTACTGTTGTCATCTGTCATGATATCTCACCTTGTTTATCTAGCAGGAATCTATGTAAAATTTGTACTGAATCGAGGAATTTTTGGCTATCTTTTTCTTCACCACTTTTGTCTGAGTATCGTAATTCATCGTTGCGCCATAAAGATGAAACTACTTTCCATGCTTCTTTATAAGTACCAGTACGATCTAATGCTATAGTACGTTGTACTGTTGGCAAACTTTCTAACAAAAATGTTAGATTATGGAGACTTGCACCTTGGAGTCCCTTCTGAAAAATACTAGTATCTTTAAAGTTACTCTTGTTGCCCTCTTTGTTACAAATAAGGGATTTTAGAGAACATTCAATAGCATAACCACCAAGATAGATAGCACCTGTCCAACGCTTATGACTATGCAAAGCTTGAGCATCCTCAAGCCGACGACGAGAGGCACCTAGCTGGCAACGTCTATCGTAAGTATCCATTAAGTGTTATACCTTATACAAGCTTAAAAATAATGTTGTAAATATTTTAACTAATTATTTAAGTAGTTCGATTTCTAGAGCACTAGTCCAGTAGAAGATATTGACAAATCAGGCATACTGTAAGTGGGACACTCCAAAGTTTATCTTTGGAGCATTTTTAAGTTTGATAACATAATCGGCAGTTGCTCGAATCCTTGTCAGTGCTTAAAGTTCAGTTGATCGCAGGCTTGCAACCGAGCCACCATCTACCCGCCAGTTGGAGCCAAGCACAAAGCTAGATCGCTCAGAGCATAGGAAAGCAATCACCGCAGCCACCTCTTCCAATACTGCTCGGATAAGCGGAAATTAGAACCCCGGTTTCGCACTTATTTACCGGGGTTCTGAAGCCTCAACGATCATTAACCGAGCAGTATTGGGTAGACATTTACGAGCGGTGGAGTAAAACTTAAGCTACAACTTATTGGCAGAAGAGAGCGGTGAATTCTTGTCCCCTCTCCCAAAGGGAGAGGGCTAGGGTGAGGGCAAATCTTGGGGGTTTAACCCGGATTCATACATTGATTCAGCAATGCCGCATTTTGTACATTTGGGATGCTCCCAAGGCAAGTATGAATTGGAACTTTACAAACACCCTCTAAGAAGTTTTCCGAACCAGCAAAACTGACTTGATAGGTCGTTTTACAGAATTCCCTTCTAAATCAACTTTTCCAAAGAAAGTTTTACCATCATAATACAGAGAAGCAGAACTACCACCATCTAAATTCATCGCTTTTTCCGCACCCAAACTTTTCATAAAATCTGCAAGTGCAGGTAACGATATTCCAGACAGAGAAGCTTTTGGCTTTTGAGAAATCATGACCAAAATAATGCTACCGTCACGAGTAATACCCACAGCACTTCTAGCATTCAGTTGAGTACTACCCAAAGCATCGCGGGATTTGTCTGCATCGACAAAGCCCTCTTGTACCAAAGTTAAGTCAGGTAATAGCTTGGGACCACCACCTAAAGCATCAACTAACTGACAACCTACAGGCAATGGAGCGTTGTGAAAAGCAATATCATAACGGACTGTGCTATTTGCCTTAGAGTTCTCAGCTAAAGCCGTGTTGCACCCATAGCGTCTAAATTCTGTACGGTTAAAAATTTGATTGAGATAGGATTTTAAATTAGGATTGTTTACGAGGCGTTCGTTTTCTCTTGGATTGGCAACTAGCTTACCTTGTATAATAATATTTGATGTCGTTTTTTGATTGTTGGGATCGAAAAAACCACCGTTAATGGTAGCGATCGCTTGATTTTTCTGAGCAATTTTCTCGATAGTTTCTAAGTTTTGTGATACTACGGGTGTGACTACAAATTCACTCTGAGAAGGCACAAATAAAATATGGGCTTCACTCTGGTTGAGAATGCGCCTTTCATACCTTATATTTTCTTCTGCAAGAGATATTTTTGTAGGTATTGCACGTCTTAAAAGAGAATTTTCTGCGGAATCCCAAACAAGTAGCAGTAATATACCTACACTGGCTAGCATTCCGAAAAACCCCAAAACTTTTCTCATAAAATTCTCAGTAAAAAAGAAGTCATCTCCTCAATATTAAGTAAATGTTGAACAGCATTTAAAGATATTGCCTCTTTTACCATACCAAACATGGTATGTTCATTTTGGGCTAGTGTAATACCGCCTGCTTGAGAAATTGTCTGCAAGCCTTCTGCTCCATCACTCCCAATCCCAGATAATAACACTCCTGCTGTCGTTTTACCATAGTAGTCAGCGACAGATTTAAACGTAACTGTAATCGAAGGACAATGTTTCTCTCCCGGTAGAGCTTTTGAATAAATAAATGCACCTTGAGAATCCAATTCCAAATGATTTTTTTCAGGGGCAAAATAAATGGTTCCTGGTGATGGAAACTCACCCATTTCAGCAACTTTAACCCGCAATGCACACTCTGAGGACAACCATTTGAGCAATCCTGACAAAACACCTTCACCCATATGGAGGACGCAAATCACGGGTAATGGAAAATCAGACGGGAGTTGGTTGAGAATCTTTTGAATTGTTTGCAAACTCCCAGTAGAACCTCCAAGGCTGATGATTTGGACGCGAGAAGTTGCCATCAATCTCGGCGAGTCCTTTTTAGAAACAGATCCAGAAGTTGTCAATTCCGTAGAAGCAAGTTGCTTGTATTGTCGTTTGGGAACCAGTTTCATGTTAGAAAGCACTTTAATCTTGGCAATTAAAGCGGCTTTGAGTTTTTCATAGTCAGTGGGTGAATTGGTTGGAGGTTTGGGAAA
This genomic interval from Scytonema hofmannii PCC 7110 contains the following:
- a CDS encoding phosphodiester glycosidase family protein; the protein is MRKVLGFFGMLASVGILLLLVWDSAENSLLRRAIPTKISLAEENIRYERRILNQSEAHILFVPSQSEFVVTPVVSQNLETIEKIAQKNQAIATINGGFFDPNNQKTTSNIIIQGKLVANPRENERLVNNPNLKSYLNQIFNRTEFRRYGCNTALAENSKANSTVRYDIAFHNAPLPVGCQLVDALGGGPKLLPDLTLVQEGFVDADKSRDALGSTQLNARSAVGITRDGSIILVMISQKPKASLSGISLPALADFMKSLGAEKAMNLDGGSSASLYYDGKTFFGKVDLEGNSVKRPIKSVLLVRKTS
- a CDS encoding chemotaxis protein CheB, translating into MYSLKKKVVLIEDSPIALEILQRMLNSSSEIDVVGTARNGEEGLEVIIKTQPDVVCTDLLMEHMDGLELTRRIMAENPRPILVISNYVQKTDIDNVFRLLQAGAVDIFPKPPTNSPTDYEKLKAALIAKIKVLSNMKLVPKRQYKQLASTELTTSGSVSKKDSPRLMATSRVQIISLGGSTGSLQTIQKILNQLPSDFPLPVICVLHMGEGVLSGLLKWLSSECALRVKVAEMGEFPSPGTIYFAPEKNHLELDSQGAFIYSKALPGEKHCPSITVTFKSVADYYGKTTAGVLLSGIGSDGAEGLQTISQAGGITLAQNEHTMFGMVKEAISLNAVQHLLNIEEMTSFLLRIL